One genomic segment of Rubripirellula amarantea includes these proteins:
- a CDS encoding CRTAC1 family protein codes for MNRQKRIVPHYLAVIVAAHVLLALTLTPGCGERTQSPTSPNSTGSSRSTGSTNTQASSDADPTAPPKGASPKNSQAADSRAAGSQAAGSPTQNSKPNLSSPAISKAKALFNEGDVSGARSVLRSQLIADPSNAAVMVLLAQADAMEQKWQSAFDTALPLIKNPATSADALQVIAKAVNASGGHDAYGNPNVAWLAMEKAIAKSPGDTTLRHSIVRLLNHMGDRHRACLHVDQLCRSGHATVSELQSIVNRRNAFEFEDEPSTPAFEWPLGEARLMFTRHQYHEAATLLESQNAQSRLSGAGFALWGISLVRSQDLEAIPHWLLQCPDKATQYAEYWSTIASWLIESKRYEPAIGALLRCVEIDPTSDADYRQLTVCFNAIGFPEVGRVASVRVSKLQRIAGSSEGIHFYPEPDDLRLQMAEQLIEVGRLFEGLQWQSTVESARAKSALTRQQLLARRDLSQLLADSNRLELSPQRFPQPSQKPLLAWAKELIAKDAKVVQDQSDEPSDSGSLDAVPFVDVAGQVGIEFDYLNRKPRALRRIRIHESLGGGIGVIDFDLDSHADLFFAQGSGDPPTTTPDDSDEFFRCLGDRFGRVTRQSGLASNAYATGVGVGDINQDGWPDLLVAGLGDVRVLINQGDGTFSFQETHPLRNHASRSKPQFVCSSVAVADVTGDSLPEIIELGYIDDPDVFNKVKLDPAGEPHGVGPLMFEPAADWLLVNQGDGTFTPEPLETEGEGAATSLGIVIADFDGQRGSEIFIANDLRPNRYWVRSPDDGQWNNLASTNGLALDQGGTATAGMGIASSDFDGDGNMDLHVTNFFNQSSSLYLQRSPGMFRDLAPRFGLTAPTYDMLAFGTQAIDVNNDGQDELVILNGNIEDFTNKGKPLLMKPQLFKLRGSRFELIDQTADDSYFAIPAVGRTLASLDWNHDGRMDLVANHLDKPAALLENRGDDSNGWIQLQLVGTTSEREPVGASVTITVGNQTRTAWLTGGDGYFCTNENVLAFGLGQQPIVDQVTVAWPGGDVQTWSNLQINQRYQLAENEAVAFPLTEK; via the coding sequence ATGAACCGGCAAAAGCGTATCGTTCCCCATTATCTCGCAGTGATTGTTGCCGCGCACGTGTTGTTGGCCCTAACGTTAACGCCGGGATGCGGCGAACGTACTCAATCGCCAACTTCACCCAACTCAACGGGCTCAAGCCGTTCAACGGGCTCAACCAATACCCAGGCGTCGAGCGATGCCGATCCCACCGCCCCGCCGAAGGGTGCCTCGCCTAAGAACTCACAAGCTGCGGACTCACGAGCTGCGGGCTCACAAGCTGCGGGCTCACCGACGCAAAATTCAAAGCCCAACCTTTCATCGCCTGCGATCAGCAAAGCCAAAGCACTCTTCAACGAAGGAGACGTCTCGGGCGCACGGTCGGTATTGCGATCTCAGTTGATTGCCGACCCGAGCAACGCTGCGGTAATGGTGCTGCTTGCCCAAGCCGATGCCATGGAACAAAAGTGGCAGTCTGCCTTCGATACTGCACTTCCGTTAATCAAGAACCCAGCGACCTCGGCCGATGCACTTCAGGTGATTGCCAAGGCGGTCAATGCCAGCGGCGGACATGATGCCTATGGGAATCCGAACGTGGCATGGTTAGCAATGGAAAAAGCGATTGCCAAATCGCCGGGCGACACGACGTTGCGACATTCCATCGTGCGGCTGCTCAATCATATGGGCGACCGACATCGAGCTTGTTTGCACGTTGACCAATTATGCCGAAGTGGTCACGCCACCGTCAGCGAGCTTCAATCGATCGTGAATCGTCGCAATGCGTTCGAGTTTGAAGACGAACCGAGTACGCCCGCGTTTGAATGGCCGCTTGGCGAAGCGCGTCTGATGTTCACGCGGCATCAATACCACGAAGCTGCAACGCTGCTCGAATCGCAGAACGCACAATCGCGACTCAGCGGTGCTGGTTTCGCGCTGTGGGGAATATCGCTCGTTCGGTCCCAAGACCTCGAAGCAATTCCTCATTGGCTCTTGCAATGCCCCGATAAGGCAACCCAGTACGCGGAATACTGGTCCACGATCGCAAGTTGGTTGATCGAGTCCAAGCGTTACGAACCGGCCATCGGAGCGCTGCTTCGCTGTGTCGAAATCGACCCGACATCCGATGCCGACTACCGTCAATTGACAGTTTGCTTCAATGCGATTGGGTTCCCCGAGGTGGGACGCGTCGCCTCGGTGCGTGTTTCGAAGTTGCAACGAATCGCTGGCTCATCCGAAGGAATTCACTTTTATCCAGAACCGGATGACCTGAGGCTCCAAATGGCCGAACAGCTCATCGAAGTGGGACGCTTGTTCGAAGGTCTTCAATGGCAATCGACGGTCGAATCCGCGAGGGCGAAGAGTGCTCTCACGCGACAACAACTGCTAGCGCGACGCGACCTTAGTCAGCTATTGGCAGATTCGAATCGACTTGAGTTGTCTCCCCAACGTTTCCCTCAGCCTTCCCAAAAACCATTGCTGGCCTGGGCAAAAGAATTGATCGCCAAGGATGCCAAAGTGGTTCAAGATCAGTCGGACGAACCGAGCGACTCGGGTTCCTTAGATGCAGTGCCGTTTGTTGATGTAGCCGGTCAAGTTGGAATCGAGTTCGATTATCTCAACCGCAAGCCACGAGCTTTGCGTCGGATTCGCATTCACGAGTCCCTTGGCGGTGGCATCGGAGTGATCGACTTTGATCTTGATTCACACGCGGATCTTTTCTTCGCGCAAGGCAGTGGCGATCCACCCACAACCACGCCCGATGATTCCGATGAGTTCTTCCGCTGCTTGGGTGATCGGTTCGGACGCGTTACTCGCCAATCGGGCCTTGCGTCAAACGCGTACGCGACCGGCGTTGGCGTGGGCGATATTAACCAAGACGGATGGCCTGACCTGCTGGTGGCCGGACTCGGTGATGTAAGAGTATTGATCAACCAAGGCGATGGGACATTCTCGTTTCAGGAAACGCATCCGCTACGGAATCATGCCTCCCGATCAAAACCCCAGTTCGTTTGTTCGTCGGTCGCGGTTGCTGACGTCACGGGCGACAGCCTTCCTGAAATCATTGAACTTGGGTATATCGACGACCCCGATGTATTTAACAAAGTGAAGCTTGACCCCGCCGGCGAACCGCATGGCGTCGGACCACTAATGTTCGAACCGGCGGCGGATTGGTTGTTGGTCAACCAAGGCGACGGCACGTTCACCCCCGAGCCCTTGGAAACCGAAGGCGAAGGTGCCGCAACGTCACTGGGAATCGTGATTGCTGATTTTGATGGGCAACGCGGTAGCGAAATATTCATCGCCAATGACCTTCGCCCCAACCGCTATTGGGTGCGTTCGCCCGACGACGGCCAATGGAACAACTTGGCTTCCACCAACGGCCTAGCGCTCGATCAAGGCGGTACCGCAACAGCGGGGATGGGAATCGCTTCATCGGATTTTGACGGCGACGGCAACATGGATTTGCACGTGACCAACTTCTTCAATCAATCATCGAGTCTCTACCTTCAGCGTTCGCCCGGAATGTTCCGCGACTTGGCACCTCGGTTTGGCTTAACGGCACCTACCTACGACATGCTTGCCTTTGGAACTCAGGCGATTGACGTCAACAACGACGGACAAGATGAGCTGGTCATCTTGAACGGAAACATCGAGGACTTCACCAATAAAGGCAAGCCGTTGTTGATGAAGCCACAACTTTTCAAATTGCGCGGCAGCCGTTTTGAATTGATTGATCAGACCGCCGACGACTCATACTTTGCGATCCCGGCGGTCGGACGCACACTGGCGTCTTTGGATTGGAATCATGACGGTCGCATGGACCTGGTCGCCAACCATCTCGATAAACCAGCCGCGTTGCTAGAAAACCGCGGCGACGATTCCAACGGTTGGATCCAGTTGCAATTGGTCGGAACGACATCCGAACGCGAACCGGTCGGTGCATCGGTAACGATTACAGTGGGCAACCAAACTCGAACCGCGTGGCTGACCGGTGGCGACGGTTACTTCTGCACCAACGAAAACGTGCTCGCCTTTGGCTTGGGGCAACAACCCATCGTGGATCAAGTCACCGTCGCTTGGCCCGGTGGCGATGTGCAAACTTGGTCGAACCTTCAGATCAATCAGCGATATCAGTTGGCCGAAAACGAAGCCGTAGCGTTTCCGTTGACCGAGAAGTAG
- a CDS encoding DUF58 domain-containing protein gives MGLLDLVKPKDLSRVARLQLLARQVVEGFCSGRHRSPHKGFSVEFKEHRQYMRGDELKNIDWKAFAKSDRLFIREYEEETNLRCTLLVDRSGSMRYAGDRSGSEMKLAKSGNGQSKYDYAQVLSASMAYLMLAQQDSVGAFTFDDEPRIQVPVRGRASHLTALMRALAEDATYRETDLGGVFRKIAPKLGRRGLIVIISDAMGDADSIARALTQLRASKHEVLFFQVLDPDEVDFPFSGRIQFKDLENDQNEQIVDAQSVRDRYLQRFADHQSALRTACRNNRVDLIEITTDQPMVDVLHEYFARRRRIR, from the coding sequence ATGGGTTTGTTAGACCTCGTCAAGCCGAAAGATCTGTCAAGAGTGGCGAGGTTGCAATTGCTGGCCCGTCAAGTGGTAGAAGGATTCTGTTCCGGTCGTCACCGGTCTCCTCATAAAGGATTCAGCGTCGAATTCAAAGAGCATCGCCAATACATGCGTGGCGACGAGCTGAAGAATATTGATTGGAAGGCATTCGCCAAAAGCGATCGATTGTTCATTCGCGAATACGAAGAAGAAACAAATCTGCGCTGCACGCTATTGGTTGACCGCAGCGGTTCGATGCGATACGCGGGTGATCGTTCGGGATCGGAAATGAAGTTGGCCAAGTCCGGCAACGGACAATCCAAATACGATTACGCTCAAGTCCTTTCGGCTTCGATGGCGTATCTCATGCTCGCTCAACAAGATTCAGTGGGCGCATTCACTTTTGATGATGAACCACGGATCCAGGTGCCCGTCCGTGGCCGCGCGTCGCACTTGACCGCACTGATGCGAGCGTTGGCGGAAGACGCTACCTATCGTGAGACTGATTTGGGCGGTGTGTTTCGCAAGATCGCGCCCAAATTAGGACGACGCGGGCTGATCGTGATTATCTCCGATGCGATGGGCGATGCCGATTCCATTGCCCGCGCGTTGACTCAGCTTCGCGCCAGCAAGCATGAAGTATTGTTCTTTCAGGTCCTTGATCCCGACGAAGTTGATTTCCCATTCTCGGGCCGTATCCAGTTCAAAGATCTCGAGAACGACCAGAACGAGCAAATCGTTGATGCTCAATCCGTTCGTGATCGATATCTGCAACGCTTTGCGGATCATCAATCAGCGCTGCGAACGGCGTGTCGCAATAACCGCGTCGACTTGATTGAGATCACGACCGACCAACCGATGGTGGATGTGTTGCATGAGTACTTTGCGCGGCGGAGGCGAATTCGGTGA
- a CDS encoding BatA domain-containing protein produces MTLLNGLLALGALAFTVPLVIHLFFRSKFRVVPWGAMHLIDSVMRVNRRRIQLMNLLLLLLRCAIPILLAFCLARPVLTGFQSLPGDAPQTVVIAIDDSRSMAIASSDSTTSMQRAIAATDQLLDTLSRRDEVMIVRASRLDEVPGAMGAAAAKSKIAGMGTFAGPVDLGRMMRAATSAADHASHPQRRIVVVSDFQTHMVDDRSVQTVQQLGETLAAKTIAPVISFLNVADLSGGADSGASGLGNLSVEQVLSNSAAVVAGRDAYYSARIRNHGDAPRGDVRLVWSIDGKPLRPQSITVPPRSSATTRLTQAIEDAGVHRITVAIEHADALAADNERSIGVEVIDEIRVLIVDGEPSNRPLEGEADFVSVALSPFAFGGQDQPDAVSTRVVNEREATKAIEKETYDVLIFAGVKKPSQTLKRNVADFIASGGSLVVFDHDKLDAKTYAEPWTTSDGQQPSLVLPTVMGDFRTIGKEAKTESFPMGRRNASYSAWDLLGDDQSDLFRDVTVTGYRQLTLRSSDQTRPSDQSRNSRAQPSSTQSPSTQSPSTQSPSTQFDQTEPQPAQAKVLLSLANGDPLIVMSSGSAESLSERSSETATASRAGRVVQFAVPADATYSTFPLRAVYLPMLQQMILDLAGSRNPVTFDVGEPIAVDPSRAFKNLPDINASLSSLDFRVVLPDGTEQKPKWLNASAASSASLLLPATYQPGVYRLTANTDPSGQATDDTSESVLSTIRVVEVPAIESDARSVDEARLASVAELIGASVYSGGQDLVQDDQTRRFGREIWRWLLFALLALMVIELWLQQSLGTPQRAKQPAGTSSNSNDTQVMGASS; encoded by the coding sequence GTGACGCTGCTTAACGGACTGCTCGCCTTGGGTGCTCTTGCATTCACGGTTCCGCTGGTCATTCATTTGTTCTTTCGAAGCAAGTTTCGCGTGGTGCCGTGGGGCGCGATGCACTTGATCGATAGCGTGATGAGGGTAAATCGTCGGCGGATTCAGTTGATGAATCTGTTGTTGCTGCTGTTGCGATGCGCGATTCCGATTCTATTGGCGTTCTGTCTGGCTCGCCCGGTGTTGACCGGTTTTCAATCTTTGCCGGGCGATGCGCCTCAGACAGTTGTGATCGCTATTGACGATTCACGCAGCATGGCCATCGCTAGTTCGGACTCAACTACATCCATGCAACGAGCGATCGCTGCGACCGACCAACTACTCGATACGCTGTCCCGACGCGACGAAGTCATGATTGTCCGGGCCAGTCGGCTCGACGAAGTCCCCGGTGCCATGGGAGCCGCGGCCGCGAAAAGCAAGATTGCCGGCATGGGGACGTTTGCGGGGCCAGTCGATTTGGGGCGAATGATGCGAGCGGCGACCAGTGCCGCAGACCACGCATCGCATCCTCAGCGTCGAATCGTTGTCGTATCGGACTTTCAAACCCACATGGTCGACGACCGTTCCGTTCAAACCGTTCAGCAACTCGGCGAAACGCTCGCCGCCAAAACGATCGCGCCGGTGATCAGTTTCCTGAATGTGGCTGACTTAAGTGGCGGTGCAGACAGCGGTGCTTCAGGTCTTGGAAACCTGTCGGTGGAACAAGTGCTGTCCAATTCGGCCGCGGTGGTGGCCGGTCGAGATGCGTATTACTCGGCCCGGATCCGAAATCACGGCGACGCGCCGCGCGGGGACGTGCGATTAGTTTGGTCGATCGATGGCAAACCACTCCGCCCCCAGTCAATCACGGTTCCACCACGATCGTCCGCGACAACCCGTCTGACGCAAGCGATCGAGGACGCGGGCGTTCATCGGATCACCGTCGCAATCGAGCACGCGGATGCTCTTGCGGCCGACAATGAGCGATCGATCGGCGTAGAAGTAATCGACGAGATTCGTGTTTTGATCGTGGATGGTGAGCCCAGCAATCGTCCGCTCGAAGGGGAAGCTGATTTTGTCTCTGTAGCACTGAGTCCCTTTGCGTTCGGCGGCCAGGATCAACCTGATGCGGTCAGCACACGCGTGGTCAACGAACGAGAAGCAACAAAAGCGATTGAAAAGGAAACCTACGACGTTTTGATTTTCGCGGGCGTGAAGAAACCCAGCCAGACGCTTAAACGAAACGTTGCCGATTTCATCGCGTCAGGGGGAAGCTTGGTGGTGTTCGATCACGACAAGCTCGATGCAAAAACCTATGCGGAACCGTGGACGACGAGCGATGGTCAACAACCATCCTTAGTGCTGCCGACCGTGATGGGGGATTTTAGAACGATTGGCAAAGAAGCCAAAACAGAATCGTTCCCGATGGGACGACGCAACGCTAGCTACTCGGCCTGGGATCTACTGGGTGACGATCAATCGGATTTATTTCGTGACGTAACGGTGACGGGGTATCGCCAACTTACGCTTCGATCGTCGGACCAAACTCGACCATCAGATCAATCCCGAAACTCACGGGCTCAGCCTTCATCAACCCAGTCACCATCAACCCAGTCACCATCAACCCAATCACCATCAACCCAGTTTGATCAAACCGAACCGCAGCCCGCCCAAGCCAAAGTCTTGCTCTCGCTAGCCAATGGTGATCCGTTGATAGTGATGAGTTCAGGTTCCGCCGAGAGTCTGTCCGAACGATCGTCCGAAACTGCAACCGCGAGCCGCGCTGGTCGCGTCGTTCAGTTTGCCGTTCCGGCTGACGCGACTTACTCGACCTTTCCACTGCGAGCTGTGTATCTTCCGATGCTACAGCAAATGATTTTGGATCTGGCTGGATCGCGAAACCCGGTCACGTTTGATGTTGGGGAACCAATTGCGGTCGATCCCTCGCGAGCGTTTAAGAATTTGCCGGACATCAATGCGTCCTTATCGTCACTGGACTTCCGTGTCGTGTTGCCAGACGGAACTGAGCAAAAACCAAAATGGCTCAACGCAAGTGCAGCATCATCAGCTAGTTTGCTTTTGCCGGCGACATATCAGCCTGGGGTTTATCGTTTGACCGCTAACACCGATCCCAGCGGTCAAGCAACCGATGACACGTCGGAGTCCGTTTTGTCAACGATTCGTGTCGTCGAGGTACCCGCGATTGAATCGGATGCCCGCAGTGTCGACGAAGCAAGGCTAGCCAGCGTTGCGGAACTAATTGGTGCAAGTGTCTATTCGGGTGGCCAAGATCTTGTTCAGGATGACCAAACTCGTCGCTTTGGACGCGAGATTTGGCGGTGGCTCTTGTTCGCGTTATTAGCCTTGATGGTGATCGAGCTTTGGCTTCAGCAAAGTTTGGGCACTCCACAACGAGCAAAACAACCTGCTGGAACGAGTAGCAATTCGAATGACACGCAAGTGATGGGGGCTTCATCATGA
- a CDS encoding prenyltransferase/squalene oxidase repeat-containing protein yields MTNRRNASVGKQLRRHRLNPSCSRRSWLRGAVGAAVVGVASSPFTTSSRSSLAQDPFSQTLYIPDEIDRAVQKAIEFLVQTQRPDGAIADKSHEIAMTALAVMAMASVGVTPTPTTSQGNAMIKALNFVLQHNHQDIKGYFGDRDGSRMYGHGIITLMLTEMLGMGATPQQNQLIHEGLTNAIKLILAAQNVSKPEKLQGGWRYTPSSRDADLSVSVWQVMALRSAKNDGLDVPGEAIDAAVEYLKYSYTSPIGHDGVPRDKVSGFSYTPGSHHPTFTMTAAGLLAMQVCGNYDSPMVEGAAEWLMEHPPKVNERFFHYGIYYYAQGMHQVGGKYAKEADNIVPSTLLAAQRDNGSWQGRGGEEKNVGLVYATALSILSLSVRYHYLPIYQR; encoded by the coding sequence ATGACTAATCGTAGAAACGCCAGCGTAGGAAAGCAGCTTCGCCGTCATCGGTTGAACCCTTCTTGTTCACGACGCAGTTGGCTGCGTGGTGCGGTCGGGGCCGCCGTCGTGGGCGTCGCGAGTTCTCCGTTCACGACTAGTTCGCGTTCGTCGCTAGCCCAGGATCCTTTCTCGCAAACGCTGTACATTCCCGACGAGATTGATCGCGCGGTTCAGAAAGCCATTGAGTTTCTTGTCCAGACGCAAAGGCCCGATGGTGCGATCGCGGACAAAAGCCACGAAATTGCGATGACTGCGTTGGCGGTGATGGCGATGGCGTCAGTCGGTGTGACTCCGACGCCAACGACAAGCCAGGGCAACGCCATGATTAAGGCATTGAATTTTGTGCTGCAGCATAACCACCAAGATATCAAAGGTTACTTCGGCGACCGTGATGGATCGCGAATGTATGGCCACGGCATCATCACCTTAATGCTGACTGAGATGCTAGGGATGGGAGCGACGCCACAGCAAAACCAACTGATTCATGAGGGGCTCACGAACGCCATCAAGCTAATCTTGGCTGCACAGAACGTATCTAAACCCGAGAAGCTTCAAGGTGGATGGCGTTACACGCCTTCGAGCCGCGACGCTGATTTGTCGGTTTCGGTTTGGCAGGTCATGGCATTGCGATCCGCAAAGAATGATGGCCTTGATGTTCCCGGCGAAGCGATTGATGCTGCGGTAGAGTACCTTAAGTATTCGTACACCTCGCCTATCGGTCACGATGGAGTTCCCCGAGACAAGGTGAGTGGTTTTAGCTACACGCCGGGGTCTCATCATCCCACGTTCACGATGACGGCAGCCGGTTTGCTGGCGATGCAAGTGTGTGGCAACTATGATTCTCCGATGGTGGAAGGAGCGGCCGAATGGTTAATGGAGCATCCACCTAAGGTTAATGAGCGATTCTTTCATTACGGCATCTACTACTACGCCCAAGGCATGCACCAAGTCGGCGGAAAATACGCCAAGGAAGCTGACAACATTGTGCCGTCCACGTTGTTGGCGGCGCAACGTGACAACGGAAGTTGGCAGGGTCGCGGCGGGGAGGAAAAGAACGTGGGACTGGTCTACGCGACCGCGCTATCGATCCTGAGCCTGAGTGTGCGCTATCACTACTTGCCCATCTATCAGCGCTAG
- a CDS encoding Lpg1974 family pore-forming outer membrane protein — MKSETVKRLLSIGLLLSWSATTATRVWANHGSNCGCETSSTQWSATPPCGSSSYAGPSQWQHFVENVESNGYRNSYSNDYCSGYPNGYPNGYPGIHSGTQFGGCENDVGWGTSTADQPIVVAPMRPLAADLRGFYGGFEFLWMRAGFDQNVALIIDPPVGNTLVPFDYEYELTPRAWIGWQSCRGGGFRTTYFQYDEAAADESVMAVTGATPVFVYVYGAGGNLSRFAQANVGETLTSSHSLKLQALDFEATQQFRWESLVGTVGAGVRLAKIDQHLLGEVRDGGGALQEAVSNDLTLSGAGPTVSLQAARGLGDTRLGVYAGMRGSLLKCETEQKIYEMKGAFTTELEDAAIQREILTVVELSLGLQWTQPKGQRWQWFARGGYESQTWFDAGGPVDSHSTIGLDAISFALGLEI; from the coding sequence ATGAAATCGGAAACAGTAAAGCGGCTATTGTCCATTGGCCTCTTGTTGAGTTGGTCTGCTACAACGGCAACTCGCGTTTGGGCGAACCATGGTAGCAATTGCGGTTGCGAAACCTCGTCAACACAATGGAGCGCGACTCCCCCTTGCGGATCGTCCAGCTACGCTGGACCTTCGCAATGGCAGCACTTCGTCGAGAACGTTGAATCGAATGGCTATCGCAACAGCTATTCAAACGACTATTGCAGCGGCTATCCGAATGGCTATCCGAATGGCTATCCGGGAATCCACTCGGGCACCCAATTCGGCGGCTGCGAAAACGACGTTGGATGGGGAACGTCGACTGCGGATCAACCCATCGTCGTCGCACCAATGCGTCCTTTGGCGGCTGACTTGCGAGGGTTCTACGGCGGATTCGAGTTTCTTTGGATGCGAGCTGGGTTTGATCAGAACGTTGCATTGATCATCGATCCTCCCGTAGGAAACACCCTAGTACCATTTGATTATGAATACGAACTCACGCCACGCGCTTGGATCGGGTGGCAATCGTGTCGTGGCGGCGGCTTTCGAACAACCTATTTTCAGTACGACGAAGCAGCGGCTGACGAATCGGTGATGGCCGTCACCGGCGCGACTCCGGTGTTTGTTTACGTTTATGGTGCGGGTGGAAACCTATCGCGTTTCGCTCAAGCCAACGTTGGCGAAACGCTCACCTCAAGCCATTCGCTCAAACTTCAGGCTCTCGATTTTGAAGCGACTCAACAGTTTCGCTGGGAATCGCTAGTCGGCACGGTGGGCGCCGGAGTCCGGTTGGCGAAGATAGATCAACACTTGCTAGGCGAGGTTCGCGATGGAGGTGGAGCGTTACAAGAAGCGGTCTCGAATGATCTGACACTTAGTGGCGCCGGTCCTACTGTTTCGCTGCAAGCGGCCCGTGGTTTGGGTGATACGCGTTTAGGCGTCTACGCCGGCATGCGAGGATCGCTTTTGAAGTGCGAAACGGAGCAGAAGATTTACGAAATGAAGGGTGCCTTCACCACGGAACTAGAGGATGCCGCTATTCAACGCGAAATTCTAACCGTGGTGGAATTGTCGCTAGGCCTGCAATGGACTCAACCGAAGGGGCAGCGGTGGCAGTGGTTTGCTCGCGGTGGCTATGAGAGCCAGACATGGTTCGACGCAGGCGGCCCCGTCGATTCCCACAGCACCATCGGTCTCGACGCCATTTCGTTTGCGTTAGGTTTAGAAATCTAA
- the nrfH gene encoding cytochrome c nitrite reductase small subunit: MPDKTLPPTMNDDGSPIEPASTNRMRWGYGAILFAACLGMLAGIGVFTFGYGKGASYLSNNPQTCVNCHVMQGHMDSWLQSSHHNVAVCNDCHLPHDFVGKWVTKADNGFFHSLAFTMGGFSDPIQIKPRNKRVTQNACISCHKEFVHPLLPAVDGQDMQSCVHCHTNVGHAGR, encoded by the coding sequence ATGCCAGACAAAACACTTCCACCAACGATGAACGATGACGGTTCACCAATCGAACCGGCGTCGACCAATCGAATGCGTTGGGGGTACGGAGCGATCCTGTTTGCAGCGTGCCTGGGAATGCTGGCTGGGATTGGCGTCTTCACGTTTGGCTACGGCAAAGGTGCAAGCTACTTAAGCAACAATCCACAAACGTGCGTGAATTGCCACGTGATGCAGGGTCACATGGATTCGTGGCTACAAAGCAGTCACCACAACGTTGCCGTGTGCAACGATTGCCACCTCCCGCACGACTTTGTTGGCAAGTGGGTTACGAAAGCCGACAACGGATTTTTCCACTCTCTCGCATTCACGATGGGAGGCTTTAGTGATCCGATTCAAATCAAGCCTCGCAACAAGCGAGTCACTCAAAACGCGTGCATTTCCTGCCACAAAGAGTTTGTTCACCCGTTATTGCCAGCGGTCGATGGTCAAGACATGCAGTCGTGCGTGCATTGCCATACCAACGTCGGACACGCCGGGCGCTAA